The DNA region AAAGACCAGCCACTCCAGTCACTATTCAGTACTCTTCTAGTGGAAAAGGTGCATTTCCTCTGCAGTCTGCAACACATAATAGATTGTTAGGGGAGAAatgtaatttcttctttttcatcaAAATTACCTTTCTCCTCCAAAGAGTCTTTAAAATGACATATCCTTGCACTGTATATGTAATGACTTCCAGTAAATCTTTGgtcttaaaaacaaacattttacaattttatttctttgctgccATTGAGGCCACAGAACAGTGATGTGGGAAGTTTGGTCCCAGTACATACAGCAGGATTTCATAATTctaattaataattttctgggttttttttagttaacaatatattttattttattactttattacaCTAAGTAATCTAGTTATCTGTATTCTCACCAGATGCAAAAGTAATAGGTATTCTTAATTGCCTGGTGGTCTGGTGGAGAGAGGGTGAGGTGTTTGGTTCTGCCAGGTTTTACCATGCAGAGATCCCAAAAGCTTTCAGTTGTGCAGCTGATGGCATTTTTCAGTGTTAGTTCCCcccaaaatacattttcctaAACTCAGAACTGTTGGTTTGGGGTACACTGTGGAACACGTGTCAAGGAGGGTCCTTGTAGAGAAGAATTTAGAGTCCATCTTTCCAGTCTGTCTTGCTTTGTTTGAAGCCAGTGCCACCTGACACAGCTTGGATGATTTGGACCTGAGTTCACATCAAAGAGGGGCATTGTGACAATCTGCTTGTGGTGTCAAGCCTTAAAATTTAGGGAAAATGCCTGATCCTGGATTGGTGTAGGAGTTGAAAGTGTTTCAGTTTTTGAATTTGCACATAGACATAAGAACATCTGAATTTAtctttggaaaggaaaatttaCAGGAGAGTCGATTGTTTCATGTACATGGCATTAATCTAAACCTGAGTAAATCCCGACCCAGAAGTGTTGATAGTGTTTGCTTTGTCCATGTGTCCTGGTGCTGCCTTTGCACAGGGAAAGTTTGACCTCCATGCCAGAGGGATTGTGCTGCTTCTGGACTCAGGCTGCCTCTGGGATGGCATTTTCTGTTTAATGCTCATCATGTGCCATCAGGCCTGAGCTAAATAAAACGATGAATCTGATTTGTCTGTGCACAAAGTCAGTCTGCAACCTAAATACATCATTTGTTAGCAACTGAGCAATTGCAATTTCATTTCTACCTGGTGACTATTTTATAAATAGTTGCATGAAATGTGTGCtgtcatttaaaattaatgtgaTGCTGGCGGGAGGGTGAGAGGGTCAAgtctgcatttttaaagaaaacctgAGTTCAGAGATTCTGGCATGGACTGGGGAGGTGTCATTAATtatagatttttggggtttgggtttttaattaTACTAAAGTATACTAAAATGTTCTAAATTATGATTATAAAACTCAGTGGAAGTGTTTCATAGTAGGAGAGACATTACAGCTGAGGATGGCTACTCTTTTGAGGCAGGGTatgcttttcttttgtgctgTTCCTTCACAGTATTCACTGCAGAAGGAATTGGATGGTAACAAAATATCTGTGCTCCCATTTGCTTATATTAATATAGCAAAGAGGACTTTCAAGTATTGGTGTCCCCCTTCATCTTTGTTTTTGCTTGTTCATATTTTCACTTTATGTTTCATTTATCTGTAGCTTTGTTGTCAAGGTTTCTAGAATGTAATAACCTGTGTGATAGTCTCACAGTTATGGGCTATTTTTAACTGTAAACAGAGGATCTGGATCAACTCAAACTAAGCTGACAGTGATTTCTGTATGAGCCAGAGGGTGGGGCATGTCTAAATTATGGTAAGACAGTGCAGCATAGTTGTCCTTAGCCAGAATGGTCTGTCACTGTGAGCTGGTGTTTCTGTGTCAAATTGTACTAGTgtattatttccattttaaaacaaacaaaccctaaACTTGTGCCTTGAGTGGTGACAGATTCTGATCCACCAGATGGCTGATGTGCATGCTGATTAGGCAGGGGCTTTTGAGATATGTTTTTCTTagtttgttttgtggtttggttttttccttttctgactCTATTATCACTTagtcctgcctctgctgcatgTTTGTAAACATTGAGTGCAGATATAAGAATGTTAAAAGTGGTGAGGAGTTTTTTACAAAACCAAATCCCTTTTGTTTCACTAAGCACAtaagaagaaaaattgaaagTTTGTGTGTGCTTATCCGTGCCAGCTCTTATTTTAATCATCAATATTTGAAATacctttgtttttgtcctcattCTTTAAAACAACTTGCTTACATCGCTTGTTTTTTATTAACTGTGTTATAGTTTCTGACATGTTGTGTCTTGCCCTTCTAGAAAGAGTTCTGGAAAGTCTACAAAAACGGACTCCAGGGAGACAGTAACACAGGACATAGCTGGTATTCATTTTACCTCGCGTTTCCATTAATCGTTGGCCTGTTCGTTATCCTCATTGTGATGTTTGTCATCTGGAGATGCCTGTTCAGGAAGAAGCTGCGGCGGCAGTCGGTGTACCGGGGAGCGCCCGCGGCGCTGGGCgagccccgcccgccgccgctcAGCGCCGTGCATTCCCCGCAGGAGGAGGCGTTCGAGGCCGCCGGGCTCTCCCCTGGGGCGCTCAGCTATTCGGATGCACGGTCAGACTCAATATCCACCAGGCTCTCCAACTGCGATCCCCCTCCTTCCTATGAGGAAGCCACTGGGGAGGTCAGCGTGGGAAGGATTGAAACGGAGCAGCATTTAGATCCGCCCCCGCAGTACGAAGACATTGTGAACTCCAGTTCAGCCAGTGCCATTGCACTGACCCCCATTGTCACCAGTACTAAGTAAAACAAGAAGAATGCCACGGaccttttaaaaatcattaatcATTTTGTAGCACTTTATCTTGGCTTATTATGCATTTCTGTAATTTAACGGACTTGTATACAatgaatttcactttttttagGTTCACTCGATCtttgggtttgggattttttttcctcctatcaAATGTCTTAAAAGATAAGGAATCTGTATTGAGAGTGTAGTGCAGATACAGATGTGGTGCTCTGTCATACTTCTCAAAAGTACCTCTGTTTTGAAGGACGTCACTTGTTTTATTCCAAACACTGTCCACATTCCCCGCAAAATTTGTGGGATCTCCCTCCCCTTTCTTAATGCAGACTGTCAGAATTCCCTGCAGTAGGGAATCCTTAAGCAACATTTTAATAGTTATTTACACTAGAGGGGACTGATTTTGCAGTATTGCCTCTTGTCTGGTTTGTTCCTTTTTCTCACCTTGATTTTTGTTGcatgctgcagcctctcctggcCCTCAGGAGGCTGGGAGCCTTTGTGTTCAAACCAGGATCTCTTGTGGAGAATGCTGGTGTAAGAGCAATAATTCCAGAGTCCTAGCAGGAGAGGTGTGTTCTAAAGCTTTTGCTATTACAGCTCAAAATTCTGTAAATGCTTAGAAGCTGACAATTCAAGACACTAATTGGTGAATTTAATGGTGTAAGTTTTTGTCTGTGTTCTGCCTTTCCTGTTTTCCTACCTGGTTTTACTGTTGTATTCTAGAGGTGAGAAGTGTGCATATGTTAACTTCAGAACTTGAAAGTTCATGCAACAGTAATAGTGAAGTATTCAAGAGTGGATAAAATCCTGATCATGGACTTCCTTCTGTGATTTTCACTGGGACCAGGATGTAATCTGTAAGCACATACACCCAAAGGcattgctttcctttttaaagggagaaaaaataaagaaattcacTGTCTGTGACttccttttccccccaaatATGAAAACCTTCCTCAAGGTTTTGCCAGCTATAAACCCTTTCCTCAAGTTCTGATACTCCCTTGCCTACTGACATGTACCTTGTGTACACCTTGTGAATTCTTTGCAGAGAATATAAATATCTTTTTTCAACAACAAACAAATGCTTATCCATTCCATCAAGGAATTCTAAGAACATGCAGGCATAACCCCAAGCATTAGTGTGGAGTGACTTTTTGAGGCTGAAGAGATGGATGCAAGTTACATACAGGCTTGTACAGAATTTCATCCACTTGGTTTAGGTGGTACAAATTCTAGTGTGGTGATTCTTCTTTTACAGGTTGATTTAAAAGTTAATTGCTCAGTTTAATTTCTGAGAATTGagtttcagttttctttcttcccacaCCAAGTAGCATGGCATTATCTTAGTACTCTTCTGTGTTCTACTAATCAATTAACACCAACTGAAATGTGTTGAGCCCTAAATTATGTTATGTTGGCTTTCTTACAACAGAAACCCAAACTGTCTTGTTTCAAACACCCCAGATGAAATGCCAGTGCCATCTGTTTGAAATTGCTCTCAATGTCCCTCTCATGGGGGCTTGGCCCAACTATTCCCTAAGGATTTTTGTGAAGGAGACAGGAAGGAAAGAGATGGTTATAGATGGGTGTGTAAATGTTCACTTTGATAAGAATATGATCTAACCTGTTGACAAGTGCAGTCAGGAGTTGTCACTTTTGGCAAAGAGTAGTTTGCCTTTGTTCCTGCTGGGGATCTACACCTGCTAAGACAAGTTATATTAGAGATGAACTCCTGGCCAAACTCCTGACTCCATTGTCAAAACTATAATTTGTGTTTATAttcattatatataatacatatattaaGATGAGTAGATAATACAGTATATTTTGGACACTTGTAGTAAAAATTgcctgggttttgtttgtggaCTGTCAGACCTTTTCTTTTGAAGTGGTTTTAGCTCTTGTGAATCTTGAATTGCCACTTGTGGAAGTTAAAGCTCCTTTCAAAGCGAGCAAGAGTTAATAAATGAACTGCTTTAGGCAGACTCAGCAGAACAAAGTGCCTCACCCAGCATGCAGGAACCACCTCAGGAAGAGCTGGTGCTTCAGTGTCTGTGCCATATTGGCACCTCCTGTGCCTGCCAGCACAGATGGGAGTTTTAGCAGTAACTTCCTTGCCAGGATATAGGACTTCCCTGGAGGAAATGCATGGACATCACCCCTGTTGCATTAGGTTGTTCAGCAGCTGTGCTCATCCCTGAACATGGGCAGTCTGCTTTAGTAGCTTAGAGATGAGCTGGATCTTCCCTCCTCTCTGTGTTTACTCTGTATTCCACTGCCACTCTTGAAGGGTTGGTTTGTGGCTCCTAAGTTGAGTATGTTACTTTATCCTGTTTCTGTGTCCTGTAGATTCTTTTATGTGCAATCCAAAATTGATGCTTGCCATTCCAAAAAAATGCCACAACCAAAAACTTAGTGATCTATGAGTTGAATTAATTGGACAATGCCTTTTCCATGAGTACATGAGTATGAAAGCCATTGTGGGCTATGATTTTATGTCTTGGTgaataaatttaatatttaaacaaaacctGTGTGGGGCAGTTGTGCAAATGCATTTCCTCTAAAACATGAACAGTTCTCTCTATGTTGGAATAGCGTCAGCTCACAAattgtttgttctgttttgtgaAATGTGGGAAAATAGCTTAGTTTTGTGGTTGGCTTTTCTAACCtgattgaaaaataaaattttatttgtactggggttttttacagcttttttttctttttgttttacctATCCTGTAATTGCATTGTCAtgcaataaatataaatttatagtTGTACCTCTCTAAGGTTTTGCAGCTCTGAATGCAGTGCTGTCTTGACTGATGACATGAATAGTGAGGATATTGCCTTTCCCACTTCTGAATGTAACATTGAATTTCACCTTGTATTGGGACTGAAATGATTTAGCTACTAAACTAACTTAAAGGTGGCACTGTTTTAAGAAATTATGGAAATTAATGATTTGCTTAGATGATATTAACATAAGTGAAGGGTGTTCTCTCTTCACTGGATGTAAATAACCTCTGATTACAGTATTGTATATTTTAAAGGGGTTTGGTTTACATTAAATTATCCTATTTAAGCATTTTTGCCTATGTTTATAGAAAATTTTTTGTAACATTTGTTTTTCAATAtgctaaataaaaatttttaagatGCCTCTAATGTTTCAAAATATCAATTTTACACAACTACAGTGAGTATTAACTTTGTATGTTTAAGTGATCTTTTAATTTCCATTGTTCTATGGACAATCAGTTtcatgaattaatttttttatgataTAAAATACAGTTGTAATTTTGTATTatttcctatttaaaaaaaaaaaaaaaagcatttaacaCTGAGATGAGCTCATTTGCTTAGAGTCTGGTGTTAATAACAGCAAGGTTGTGCTTCAATCCCTGTATGAGCTGTTCACTTAAGAGttagacttgatgatccttcttggtcccttccaactcagaatattctgtgatttgttGTAGCCATAGCTAAATAACTCACAGGCTGAGGGAAAGGAAACTAGCAAAAAATGTTGAAGTTCAAAGTTCCCTTCAGCCCCTTGAAAGTGGTTACAACATGTCATGTCAGCTCTAGGAATAATGAATtaacaggaaacaaaaccaaacccagccctgTGTAATGATCCCTGCTGGAAACTGAAGGTCTCCATTCCAGGCAATGGGGTATTTTCAGGGtcccctgtggcaggaaggaaataatgaatctgactccatgttcttagaaggctaatttattattttatgttactatattatattaaagaatactatactaaaactatactaaaggatatagaaaggatacttacagaaggcttaacaagatattaatgaaaaacccgtgactctctccagagccctgacacagcctgactgtgattggtcattaagtcaaaacaattcacatgaaaccaatcaaacaagcacctgttggataaacactctccaaccacattccaaagcagcaaaacacaggagaagcaaatgagataatattgttttcctttttctctgaggcttctaagcttcccaggagaagaatcttggcaaagggatttttccagaaaatatgacagtgacaaggCAACACAAAGTGAGCGTAATCCCTTCCCAGTCTGGTAATGAGGATAAAGTGTCCCTGGGAttgtgcagcagggcagggtctgtgggagaggctggagaagcCCAGGgggaggtttgtgtctcagagcTGTGAGCTCAGGAGCAGTTTTGTGCTGCCCGTAACAAAAGGGCAGAGAGAGGTTCCTGAGGCAGCAAAGGGCAGTGCCTCCCCAAGCTGTCAGTGCTCAGTGTGGCCCCGTGCTCCCCTTGGGAAGCTTTCATTTGTGCATCCCAggccagccccatccagccaggctgctgccctggtTATGTGTGGCTGCTGTGCACACACTTTGTGTCCTGCCACatccaccagcacagcctgagtgTGCCCTGGCTCAGGCCCTGCAGAGGCTCCCAGCTATGGGAACAGTGCTGAACTGGTGTCATGAATCTCAGTGTCTATAAAAATCACATCATTGTGCAGGTTACCAGTGATGAATGCTCATTATTTATTGTTTCTCATGCCCAGAgcactgtgctctgctgctctaaATCACTCTGatagatttctttttattttctgcataatGTGAGCTTTGTAAATGTCTCCGAGTGCCacttgctgatttttaaaaagaaggaaaaccatGTTCAGCTGAAAGCACTGAGGTGACATCTGTACTTTTTCATTGCTTGCTGCATGCACATTTGATTGATTTGCTACAGGGTAATTGAACTTTGAATTTTGCCAGAAAGTTGAAGTACACTTTTCTTCTGCAGGGATATCTCAattattgtatttttcatttggcAGTGAGTTATTGAGTGCTAAGTAACAAGTCAGTGCAGGAAAGGTCCTGCTTATGCTACCTTGACCATATCTGTCTATCTGTAGATAGATACGGATATCTCCAGCGCATATATTATACAGCATATTATACAGGACTGGCTTTCCATTTCGATCTGTGCAAATGTTTGCTGTAGTATCACATCTGTGTCCTCTTTGCCTGTCCTCTCTGGGTGTACCCTACAATAAAGACACACTGACTGCTGTGCTGTTTTCCCCTTTAGAAACAAAGCCTAAGAATGAGAATGACAATTTTTAGTGTGCTCTGCTGTTTCCTTCTCCACTTGGAAGCCTTGTTCATAACTGTGTGGCTCCCAGAGTTAGCTGAGGAGCTTAAAGCAAGAAGGAaacaagtatttaaaaattcattttgctACTGCTAGCAATGAAATCTCTGCATAAGGACTAATCTGTACCAGATTGTCTCCCTGGCCTTTCCTGTGGTGTGGGATGTGTTTTCCCACACAACACACCCTGAATTTATTCCATGGGTCAGAGGCTCccaatttgatttttctttattttctcactCAGTTCTTGCCGCTGGCAGTGGCCCAGCAGCCACTCTTGGACTCTGAGTTGTTTGTTTGGTGACACACATCTGTGCACACTGTTTGGTGACACACATCTGTGCACACTGGTGACACACATCTGTGCACACTGTTTGGTGACACATCTGTAAACACTGTTTGGTGACACACATCTGTACACACTGGTGACACACATCTGTGCACACTCTTTGGTGACACACATCTGTGCACACTGGTGACGCATCTGTGCCCACTGTTTGGTGACATGTACACACTGGTGACACACATCTGTGCACACTGGTGACACACATCTGTGTACACTGTTTGGTGACACATCTGTACACACTGTTTGGTGACACACATCTGTACACACTGGTGACACACATCTGTGCACACTGGTGACACACATCTGTGCACACAGTTTGGTGACACACATCTGTGCACACTGGTGACACATCTGTACACACTCTTTGGTGACACACATCTGTGCACACAGTTTGGTGACACACATTGTACACACTGTTTGGTGACACACATCTGTGCACACTCTTTGGTGACACACATCTGTGCACATAGTTTGGTGACACACATCTGTACACACTGGTGACACACATCTGTGCACACTGTTTGGTGACACATCTGTACACACTGGTGACACACATCTGTGCACACTCTTTGGTGACACACATCTGTACACACTGGTGACACACATCTGTACACACTGTTTGGTGACACACATTGGACACACTGGAGACACACATCTGTGCACATTGTTTGGTGACACATCTGTACACACTGTTTGGTGACGCACATCTGTACACACTGGTGGCACACATCTGTGCACACAGTTTGGTGGCACACATCTGTGCACACTGGTGACACACATCTGTGCACACAGTTTGGTGACACACATCTGTGCACACTCTTTGGTGACACACATCTGTGCACACAGTTTGGTGACACATCTGTACACACTGGTGACACACATCTGTACACACTGGTGACACACATCTGTGCACACAGTTTGGTGACACACATCTGTACACACTGGTGACACACATCTGTGCACACTGGTGACACACATCTGTGCACACAGTTTGGTGGCACACATCTGTACCTAGGTGCCTCTGGGACCCAggcttccctgctctcctccctgaCCTTGCTGCTCCGCTCCCACCCAGGCCAGGCAGCATTTCAGTGCTGGACAAGGGGCTGAGGGGATGGGCAGCATGTGGGACCAGAGGCAGGTGTCACCCTGCTGTGACACACAGTAGGCACAGTCTGTTATCACCTGGGGCCTTTTCCCCACCAGTCTGAATGCAGCCACCCCGTGTGGGTTGTTCCCCAGATTAAAACCACTACAGGCAGCATTTCCTGTCAGAATTTTCTGTCTAAAATGGTCCTGTCAAAGAAAGCAGGGTGATGGGACCAGCTCAAACATTTTCCCCAGCTAGTACCCCTAAACTCTCTTAGCACAAGTAGTTTATTGCTATTTACTATTagaattactatttttattcctttcctgaTGCTTTTCTTGTGTCTGCTTTTCTGTTCATGGTTGTATTCTAACCATAGGTTTTTCCTTACAGATGGGTGAAGGTAAAATACACATGTAATCATGAaagctatattttttttttcatttttctgggtgagttggttttttttttcctcttagctTGTTGGTTTTTGCATTTTGCTTAATAAAAGTGTGAATTATGATGCCTCCTTTTTCTGCTCCCCCTAAAATCTTTCACATGCTTCTTTAGGAAAGTGCATAACAGTTGATGTGTTTATTGTGTAGTTCCTCTAGAAGAAATGTagctttgaaaataatttctaatgtTATTTTCTCTTCAATCATTATTTTCAGCCTTATGAAGTGTTACTTGTGGCTTAGTTTCCCTTTTCTTGCCTAATTGTGCTCCCACCCTCATTACCTTCCAGCTTTTTCACACAGGCAGCTTTGCTCCATGAAAACACTGCCATCTCCTCCATTGGCAGGAATGTTTAAAAAAGGGGGTTTCTGCTCTGCACATTGCTTTCAGATTTCAGCATTGACTGTTCTGCATAACCCAGCATTGACTTCCTGAAAATTGTTCCCAGAATCCTGATCCCAGTGCCAAGCTGTCAGCAAACCCCCAGCCCCTGAGGAGGGCTGGCTCTCACCCTGACCttcacccacagccctggagcaAGGATTTGAACTTGAGCTGCCTCCATTGCAGGCTGCTCTGAATGTTAGACTAAGCCTGCAGTCTTTATCTTTCTCAAGCTTCAAAATCCTTTCAAATTCTCTACACTACGTGCAGATCCCTGGGTATAGTGAATTTAAACTACTTAACATAGACTTAATTTACTTACCAACTTCTTATGGATTGTTGGAAAGCAGAGCAGTATATTTCTATTATGGGATATCATAGGGTGTGTGTTTGAGCTGctctcttgattttttttatgctGGTGACACCAACCTTGGTATTACACTTTATGGATCACAAATGTCATATGGAACCTGAGAAATCTTCACCAGCGCAGGTTTTGTTGCTTGTTTTTGTCAAAATTGGCATGATCCCATAAGCAATTTCAGCTTCACTGAATTACTCTTCAGTATAGaagtgtttattaaaaaaattcctgagTAGCAGCAGTTGATGGTTTTATGATTGACTGCAGTGATGTCTCCTAGCAACACGACTGAAAAAAGATCATCCCGCGTTGCTCATTTGTCCAGAGATTTCCAGATTGCTGTGTTTATCTTGATGAGGCTGACTCAGTCATCTCACTTCACCAGTACTCCCTGCACCACATTTTGTGTTGAAAAGTGTTTTCCAAAGTCACACCAAAGGTGTAAGGCCTTTTCCCAGAGTTGTGTTTTGGGGTGTGCAAAATCCCCCCCAGGCAGCTGAGTAGCGCTGCCCTACATCCCCCAAGcattcccttcccctgccctgccctttcccagagctctgctgggccaGGGCTTGCAAAGGTTGGAGGCCTCTGGAGTTCACTTTTTGTCTGACCCAGGATTTCAGAGCCAGGTACAGCCTGTGGACCTTTCATCTGGCACCTCCTCTGTGCTGGTGACAATGACAAATGAGTAACTTGCTCACAGTCATCACATTTCCATAATCCTTTCTTTTATAGAGATTGTTGTTGGCAGCGAACAAATGCTCCTCTTCCACAAAATGTCACAGGTGAGATTCTGCAAGGGGCTaccctttttatttctttggggCAAGTTCTAAAAGCTGCAGGTTATTTACATGGCTTTGAAGGCAGCTTAAACAAATCCTGTGAAGGTACCTTGGGAGTGTTCCTGCCATCACTGTCCAGTGCCTGACACAAATTGTGCTCTTCACTTTGTTATTTGAATTGCAGGCAGGTGAATTAGTTAATTTTAATAGAATGCTACAGGGTGAACTTTGTAAATCTAATTATTTGAAGGGCACTCAGAAATGTTAAAAGGTCTCTTTTAAGGCCAGATCTGAAGAAAGTGGTGCAATTAAATAATAGTCTagtatttttccttaaaaaaaaaggaaagagagaaaaagaaaaggaagaggcCAGTTCAACTGAAATAATGACTTTGTAGTAGTTGTTTAAAAGTCTTCCAAAGCCCTTGGTTTTGCTCATGCACACATCTCTGATACCTTTATAGgtttattgtttacatttggaTCAAATTAACACGTCCATCTCTGTTTTGTCCTGGCCTGCCTTGGTGCTGTGGTTGGCGTCAGGATCCACAGGAAATCCACAGCAGGGAGATGAAAATGGGGATATTGAAGCAGTCACACAGAAGCAGCCACCCTGCAGAGCAACCAGAGATACAGGTCTGCTAAACTGGATGGGCCAGTGCAGGCACTGGTGGAATCTGTGTGCAAGAGTCAACTTCCAGAGAGGGTTAATCAGAGGCTGCTTGGTGTGGAGGGAGTCGTGCAGGAATGCTGAGGTTATCCCAGCAACCTTGCTGAGATTGTCTCACCTGATGGGTGTTTTCATTCCTTAGGAGATTTTAAGTCACCTCTCTGCTCCCTTGGTGGTGTGAACTAGGTTATCTCTGCAGAGCATGCAGATAAAGTGTCCCCTAGAGCCCAGAgatttgcaatatttttcttgtCATTTCCCTTTTACGCCTCTGTCAGTAACAATTGAGTTTGGCCTGCTGTGTTCACCTTGAGAAATCAAGGGAGTGGATTTCTGTGAATGTTTCTGTACTCATCAACTCCACCCTCCCTGGATGTGAGATTCCCTCTGAGGGAGAGGAGCGagttcctgcagctgcctctggctgTAACCATTACATGTGTTGAACAGCTGACTCTTGCTGTGCTTGAAAAGCACTGATGAAGGACTGTAAGGAGTTAAATCCTGCtgtatttcaggttttttcccctttagtCATGTTCCTCTTGAACTGAGCACTCTTCAGAACCTCTTCACAGATTTGACTCTCTTTTTTATTCATGCCCATGCCAAGCTAAATTTCTAACAGTTTTCTTTCACTTGTGTATAATCTTGAAAAAGATTCTTTCAGCCAGTAGTTTGACCAACCTTACAGAGAAAAGAATTGAGCAATTTTGTCTAATCTCAGATATTGAAAATTACATACTTgtataaaaaccaaaaagattaaaaatgcAGAGGTTATGCACAAGTCCATTCTCATTACATTTTTCCAAATAACCATTTCAAGCTTTTATCTGCTGTTGAGCTTTGCTTCTATTGCTAATAAACCTGTATGAgacaaataatgaaatattgaTTTGCCAACTTGAAACTTTTTCAGCTGCCATTTTATTCAGTGAATTCAGCAGAATGGAGGTTTTATTGTGGACTGAATGAACCCATTGGTTTGAGCATGACATGCTGAAATTGCAACA from Melospiza georgiana isolate bMelGeo1 chromosome 2, bMelGeo1.pri, whole genome shotgun sequence includes:
- the PRRG1 gene encoding transmembrane gamma-carboxyglutamic acid protein 1 — protein: MKVGYCEEFLHRNAPNRDTGTTSSGARAGAPGRPRSLPASQPPSGCRAHARRRRLLRRARSGRWGSAGRQRRPCSAPGRRRLDICKFPALTAITMDSVFLTEDKANSVLKRYPRANTFLEEIKQGDIEHECREEICSYEEAREAFENEEKTKEFWKVYKNGLQGDSNTGHSWYSFYLAFPLIVGLFVILIVMFVIWRCLFRKKLRRQSVYRGAPAALGEPRPPPLSAVHSPQEEAFEAAGLSPGALSYSDARSDSISTRLSNCDPPPSYEEATGEVSVGRIETEQHLDPPPQYEDIVNSSSASAIALTPIVTSTK